One window of the Pseudofrankia sp. DC12 genome contains the following:
- a CDS encoding ABC transporter substrate-binding protein, with product MILCRLRARTTAATITAVLVGLCTSMSGCGLLPTSTAGKAEDCPTLAPGVTGNSVKIGLIYPDTGPAEIAKAFKASRSGVEARIALQNAHGGVNGRTVDLVWGDDQSDPGAFSLVAHDLVSNQGVFGLITPSIVLEKSAEWLEKENVPVTGTATSAAWSDFPNLFDAGNLFNTGKVSVFGDFVKAEGGTKALVVVDPNVAASQSLAAQFVPSLQSRGVEVVGEVTYTDGFTSPASVAGELEKSGADALIGAAQSNPFIDIYAQAKALGAKLNVALSATGFSPSLLTQRGKDMAGMSIMSSIATQGSPALRAYQSAMSAYAPEILDPSDELSLAGYVAADEMIEGLQLAGGCPSREAFIQNLRRVTDFTANGLIPPIDLTHPKQPTLCENFVKVDQKGHSFVPVPPPAALNQDGYWCGEPLQQS from the coding sequence ATGATCCTTTGCCGCCTCCGCGCGAGGACCACGGCTGCCACGATCACGGCCGTGCTTGTCGGGCTCTGTACGTCGATGAGTGGATGCGGGCTGTTGCCGACGTCGACAGCCGGCAAAGCTGAGGACTGCCCGACGCTGGCACCGGGAGTCACTGGCAATTCCGTCAAGATCGGGCTGATCTACCCCGACACCGGGCCCGCCGAAATCGCCAAAGCCTTCAAGGCGTCCCGCAGCGGTGTCGAGGCCCGCATCGCCCTGCAGAATGCCCACGGCGGCGTCAACGGCCGTACGGTCGATCTGGTATGGGGCGACGACCAGTCCGACCCGGGAGCCTTCTCGCTGGTCGCGCACGACCTCGTCAGCAACCAGGGGGTGTTCGGCCTCATCACCCCGTCCATTGTCCTCGAAAAGTCAGCTGAGTGGCTCGAGAAGGAAAACGTACCGGTCACCGGAACCGCGACGAGCGCCGCGTGGAGTGATTTCCCCAACCTCTTCGACGCCGGGAACCTGTTCAACACCGGCAAGGTCTCCGTCTTCGGCGACTTCGTCAAGGCCGAAGGCGGGACAAAGGCACTGGTCGTGGTCGACCCGAACGTCGCGGCCTCCCAGAGCCTCGCCGCGCAGTTCGTCCCCAGCCTCCAGAGCCGTGGAGTCGAGGTCGTCGGCGAGGTCACCTACACCGACGGCTTCACCAGCCCCGCCAGCGTCGCCGGCGAGCTGGAGAAATCCGGCGCTGACGCCCTTATTGGCGCAGCCCAGTCCAACCCCTTCATCGACATCTACGCCCAGGCCAAAGCCCTCGGCGCCAAACTTAATGTCGCCCTGAGCGCCACTGGCTTCAGCCCCAGCCTGCTCACCCAGCGCGGCAAGGACATGGCCGGAATGTCGATCATGTCGAGCATCGCGACCCAGGGCTCGCCGGCGCTGAGGGCCTACCAGAGCGCGATGAGCGCCTATGCGCCGGAAATTCTTGACCCAAGCGACGAGCTTTCGCTCGCGGGCTATGTCGCCGCCGACGAGATGATCGAAGGCCTGCAGCTGGCCGGAGGCTGCCCGAGCCGCGAGGCGTTCATCCAGAACCTCCGCAGGGTCACCGACTTCACGGCCAACGGCCTGATCCCCCCGATCGACCTCACCCATCCCAAGCAGCCGACCCTCTGCGAGAACTTCGTCAAGGTCGACCAGAAGGGCCACAGCTTCGTACCGGTGCCACCGCCCGCCGCCCTCAACCAGGACGGCTACTGGTGCGGCGAGCCCCTTCAGCAGAGCTGA
- a CDS encoding alpha/beta hydrolase: MPTIHVNDTDIHYLYMRGKASDGPAPMLVCIHGLGTDSLASFYLTLAAPLSAAGVDMLFYDLRGHGNSSRPTSGYRVADFVADLGGLLTALGIARPVHLVGNSFGGTVAFAFAAEHPEKAASLVVIESEPPTEQWAQRVGELLRNTQQELSREETFQQIAVLFGDHHARLSRQAYRRLAETSMAEEIPSGPLLDLVDLSRITMPVLSVVGSDGFQAEDPYLLEGVLPDCRTVVIQDQDHSVLVEAHRQVRDLLLDWIFRKPVATAASRDLR; encoded by the coding sequence ATGCCGACTATCCATGTCAACGACACCGACATCCACTACCTGTACATGCGCGGCAAGGCGTCGGACGGCCCCGCTCCGATGCTCGTCTGCATCCATGGCCTCGGCACTGACAGCCTCGCCAGCTTCTACCTGACGCTCGCCGCGCCGCTGTCCGCGGCCGGCGTCGACATGCTGTTCTACGACCTGCGCGGGCACGGCAACAGCTCACGGCCTACCAGCGGGTACCGGGTGGCGGACTTCGTCGCGGACCTCGGCGGCCTGCTGACCGCGCTCGGCATCGCGCGACCGGTCCATCTGGTCGGCAACAGCTTCGGCGGCACCGTCGCCTTCGCTTTCGCCGCCGAGCATCCGGAGAAGGCGGCCAGCCTTGTGGTGATCGAGTCGGAGCCGCCGACCGAACAATGGGCGCAGCGGGTGGGGGAGCTGCTGAGGAACACCCAACAGGAGCTGTCCCGCGAGGAGACGTTCCAGCAGATCGCGGTGTTGTTCGGCGACCACCACGCCAGGCTGTCGCGGCAGGCCTACCGGCGGCTGGCGGAGACCTCGATGGCGGAGGAGATCCCGAGCGGGCCGCTGCTGGATCTCGTGGACCTGAGCCGGATCACGATGCCTGTTCTGAGCGTCGTGGGCAGCGACGGCTTCCAGGCCGAGGACCCATATCTGCTCGAGGGCGTGCTGCCCGACTGCCGGACCGTCGTGATCCAGGACCAGGACCATTCCGTCCTCGTCGAGGCCCACCGCCAGGTACGCGACCTGCTGCTCGACTGGATCTTCCGAAAGCCCGTTGCCACGGCGGCATCGCGGGACCTTCGATGA
- a CDS encoding glycosyltransferase yields MTTFLFVVPPLTGHIAPLAAVAERLGELGHRVAWSGEPALIGKLAGEDAQVYPCSSGPADLPERGAGLRGYAAVRFLWEEFLIPLADATHEAVGDAAQQTGADLVVADMQALAGPVAAARLGLPWVTSATTSGSLRDPFAATPKVRRWLDTLLADLIGRLCPDAVPPLTPATLDRSPHLVLAFTTEALAGPADPAGPPTLWAGPALRQPDAARASFAADLGELFPPAWRDPSRPLVVVSLGTVNNEAGADFLRTCCEALQRLGASVQGFVADPLGALGPVPGNVLTRPYLPMLRLLPHAAAVVCHAGHNTVCEALAHDLPLVVAPIRDDQPVVAQQVVDAGAGVRLSFGRATPGLVTAAVTDVIADPRYSQAARRVGSSFRAAGGATAAAAALVTLAEEQGK; encoded by the coding sequence ATGACCACATTCCTGTTCGTGGTGCCGCCACTGACTGGACATATCGCGCCGTTGGCCGCGGTCGCCGAACGGCTGGGGGAGCTCGGCCACCGGGTCGCCTGGTCCGGCGAGCCCGCCCTGATCGGGAAGCTGGCCGGCGAGGACGCGCAGGTGTACCCCTGCTCGTCCGGCCCGGCCGACCTCCCCGAGCGCGGCGCGGGGCTGCGCGGCTACGCCGCCGTCCGGTTCCTCTGGGAGGAGTTCCTCATCCCGCTCGCCGACGCCACCCACGAGGCGGTCGGAGACGCGGCCCAGCAGACCGGCGCCGACCTGGTCGTCGCCGACATGCAGGCGCTGGCCGGCCCCGTCGCGGCGGCACGCCTCGGCCTGCCATGGGTCACGTCCGCCACGACGTCAGGATCGCTGCGCGACCCGTTCGCCGCGACACCCAAGGTCCGGCGGTGGCTCGACACGCTGCTCGCGGACCTGATCGGGCGCCTGTGCCCGGACGCCGTCCCCCCGCTGACGCCGGCGACGCTGGACCGTTCCCCGCACCTGGTCCTCGCCTTCACCACCGAGGCGCTCGCCGGCCCGGCGGACCCGGCGGGGCCGCCCACCTTGTGGGCGGGACCCGCGCTGCGTCAGCCCGACGCCGCGCGCGCCTCGTTCGCAGCCGACCTGGGCGAGCTGTTCCCGCCGGCGTGGCGCGACCCGTCGCGGCCGCTGGTGGTCGTTAGCCTCGGCACCGTCAACAACGAGGCTGGCGCCGATTTCCTGCGTACCTGCTGCGAGGCACTGCAGCGGCTCGGCGCGTCCGTCCAGGGCTTCGTGGCCGACCCGCTGGGGGCGCTCGGGCCGGTGCCCGGGAACGTTCTCACCAGGCCGTACCTGCCGATGCTCCGGCTGCTGCCGCACGCCGCCGCCGTTGTCTGCCACGCAGGCCACAACACGGTGTGCGAGGCACTCGCGCACGATCTCCCGCTGGTCGTCGCACCGATCCGGGACGACCAGCCGGTGGTCGCCCAGCAGGTCGTCGATGCCGGAGCGGGCGTGCGGCTCAGCTTCGGCCGGGCCACCCCCGGCCTGGTGACTGCCGCGGTCACCGACGTGATCGCCGACCCCCGGTACAGCCAGGCCGCGCGTCGGGTCGGCTCCTCGTTCCGGGCCGCCGGGGGTGCCACCGCCGCGGCCGCCGCCTTGGTGACGCTGGCCGAGGAGCAGGGGAAGTGA
- a CDS encoding phosphopantetheine-binding protein: MTASASQTSSVLAETNSLINEIVRKYGSPPVQVTMDTLFHADLELESIDLVTLGVMLAGRYGDQVSMAEFLAEKELGEVIALRVGELVDYVVSRLPLPASAD, from the coding sequence ATGACCGCGTCCGCCAGCCAGACCAGCTCCGTCCTGGCCGAAACCAACAGCCTGATCAACGAGATCGTGCGCAAGTACGGCTCCCCGCCCGTCCAGGTGACCATGGACACGCTGTTTCACGCTGACCTCGAGCTGGAGAGCATCGATCTGGTGACGCTCGGCGTCATGCTGGCCGGCCGGTACGGCGACCAGGTGAGCATGGCCGAGTTCCTGGCCGAGAAGGAGCTTGGCGAAGTGATCGCGTTGCGCGTTGGCGAGCTGGTCGACTACGTCGTGTCCCGGCTGCCGCTGCCGGCCAGTGCCGACTGA
- a CDS encoding type I polyketide synthase: MPTGPTRSAWSSAPAPAPGWRQPPVAIVGMAVLLPGAPDLDTYWRNLIGGVDAITEVPPGRWDPAFYDPASAAGPARADQIYCRRGGFVDDLAYADPLRFGIPPRDLASIEPDQLIALQVASAAIEDAGGADRLGDPGKGGVVLGRGGYIGAGMARLDQRLRTARQLVDTLGTLLPTLGQEDLDQIRAAFTEQLGPEAPAAAMGVVPNLVASRIAARLGFGGPAFTVDAACASSLVAVDSAVAELASGRCDTVLAGGVHHCHDITLWSVFSQLRALSRTQRIRPFDRRADGILIGEGTGVVVLRRLADAYRDGNRVYAVIRGAGVSSDGRGGSLVHPDPAGQAVAIERAWRSAGLDPREPGSVGMIEAHGTGTPAGDEAELTTLAQVFGSGAGSGAGPSSGDTRAAALGSVKAMIGHTMAAAGVAGLVKAALALHHKVLLPAVNCDEPHPAIAATRFRPLPAPVPWEASGPRRAGVNAFGFGGTNAHILLEEAAATGSPHATPPVPGVPVAAAAAAVPGAPAPAEPTVDQAHAPRLTVAEPELVLRLAAATPDELGALLEVDDAALRTAAAGSPAPAAVGARLGLVNPTGRRLAAARHAVGGIRLGAWRAWRGRGEVWASAEPLLAGPVPGRIAFVFPGLEAEFSPQLDDVGRHFGFCLPAKLSAADLGSHGTSVLLVSRVLDRTLRRMRIEPDALAGHSIGEWSAMFAAGMFDEDEVDASVFAADPYGGDVPDLDYASLACSSDQARLFLADQPDIVLSHDNAPQSTVVCGPPGAIADLAARLRRENVVVQIMPFRSGFHTPMLRPHLPALRARTDRLRLRRPARVELWSATTASRYPSGLAAIRELFVRHLVEPVLFRQTVEAMYAAGVRVFIQVGPGRLGGLVDGVLEGAPHLTIAANSAHRDGLGQLRRLAVALWAENGDPDFAVLDGPRAQPASSAAEPAGPDGAGTGSRPNRLVRLDLSAGTVAIDPARLPRIAPAGVGWARPGLSQGDDATPVPRPLAGQPAGRAAAPGHPLAGHPLVAWAERNPVAGELMALLTETADTAAAVLTRAGEADTARGPVGGLREDPTGPGWTATLRVSTATMPYLLDHALTPQPPDWPDLADRRPVVAATTTVQLMADLAREASGRIPVGVYDVRLESWLPAEPATDVAVLVRPEGRDRFRITFVGFATALVRVADSYPAGRPPRWPVDLDTEQPPILTGREFYRERWMFHGPAFQGVTAFLGHGPSHVRGVLRTSGAPGALLDAAGQLLGYWLRSRENDRFVMFPVRIGMTEFFGPEPPPGAAVTCHAWVEKFDSEWAEAHLQLVDGHQVWAVVHGWVDRRFDLPAELDEAFRWPQRHPFSRVVADGWVLATERWSDLAVREMVLSRYVGAAERAEYETTPPAARREWLLRRIAIKDAVRTQLWGPRSPEIFPVQIRVADPFGQCHVSPGAAPQVAVSGVRGFVLPPVALSVASTPDVAVACARLVTGPGLPRPPAQVSLVVEPAGLDAGPAGPEPPVSADPGGPWWHRRLAAARQAVARASGADASRTRIAGASRLASDPRVLTVSVTVPAAGELAVAAQHTVICAEAAICRPGGAGAGDGGRRIVAWTTNEPEISDETPTTLMGVHG, encoded by the coding sequence GTGCCTACCGGTCCGACGCGTTCGGCCTGGTCGTCCGCGCCAGCGCCTGCGCCCGGCTGGCGCCAGCCGCCGGTCGCCATCGTCGGCATGGCCGTGCTGCTGCCCGGTGCCCCTGATCTGGACACCTACTGGCGGAACCTGATCGGGGGGGTCGACGCGATCACCGAGGTCCCGCCCGGTCGCTGGGACCCGGCGTTCTACGACCCCGCCAGCGCGGCCGGGCCGGCCCGGGCCGACCAGATCTACTGCCGGCGCGGCGGCTTCGTGGACGACCTGGCCTACGCCGACCCGCTCCGGTTCGGCATCCCGCCGCGCGACCTGGCCAGCATCGAGCCCGACCAGCTCATCGCGCTGCAGGTCGCGTCGGCGGCGATCGAGGACGCCGGCGGCGCCGACCGCCTGGGCGATCCCGGCAAGGGCGGCGTTGTCCTCGGCCGCGGCGGGTACATCGGCGCCGGCATGGCCCGCCTCGACCAGCGCCTGCGCACGGCGCGCCAGCTCGTCGACACGCTGGGAACCCTGCTGCCGACGCTCGGCCAGGAGGATCTCGACCAGATCCGCGCCGCCTTCACCGAGCAGCTCGGACCGGAGGCGCCCGCCGCGGCGATGGGCGTGGTGCCGAACCTGGTGGCGTCCCGGATCGCGGCCAGGCTCGGCTTCGGCGGGCCCGCGTTCACCGTCGACGCCGCCTGCGCGTCCTCACTGGTCGCGGTGGACAGCGCCGTGGCCGAGCTGGCCTCGGGCCGCTGTGACACGGTGCTCGCCGGCGGGGTCCACCACTGTCACGACATCACCCTGTGGAGCGTGTTCTCCCAGCTCCGCGCCCTGTCGAGGACACAGCGCATCAGGCCGTTCGACCGGCGCGCCGACGGCATCCTGATCGGCGAGGGCACGGGAGTCGTCGTTCTCCGGCGGCTGGCGGACGCCTACCGCGATGGCAACCGGGTCTACGCGGTGATCCGCGGGGCCGGAGTGTCCAGCGACGGCCGCGGCGGCAGTCTGGTCCATCCGGATCCGGCCGGCCAGGCAGTGGCCATCGAACGGGCGTGGCGCTCGGCCGGCCTCGACCCCCGCGAACCCGGCTCGGTCGGCATGATCGAGGCGCACGGCACCGGCACGCCGGCCGGTGACGAGGCCGAGCTGACGACGCTGGCCCAGGTCTTCGGGAGCGGCGCCGGGAGCGGCGCCGGCCCATCCTCGGGGGACACCCGGGCCGCCGCGCTCGGCTCGGTCAAGGCGATGATCGGGCACACGATGGCCGCCGCCGGCGTCGCCGGACTGGTGAAGGCGGCTCTGGCGCTGCACCACAAGGTCCTGCTACCGGCGGTGAACTGCGACGAGCCTCATCCGGCGATCGCCGCGACCCGGTTCCGCCCGCTGCCCGCCCCGGTCCCCTGGGAGGCGAGCGGGCCTCGCCGCGCGGGCGTCAACGCCTTCGGGTTCGGCGGCACGAACGCGCACATCCTGCTCGAGGAGGCCGCGGCCACCGGCTCGCCGCACGCCACGCCGCCGGTTCCCGGCGTGCCGGTGGCGGCGGCCGCGGCAGCGGTGCCCGGCGCGCCGGCGCCCGCTGAGCCGACAGTGGACCAGGCCCACGCGCCGCGGCTGACGGTGGCCGAGCCAGAGCTGGTGCTGCGGCTCGCGGCGGCGACCCCGGACGAGCTGGGCGCGCTGCTCGAGGTCGACGACGCGGCGTTGCGGACCGCCGCGGCCGGCTCGCCCGCCCCGGCCGCCGTCGGCGCGCGGCTTGGCCTGGTGAATCCGACCGGACGGCGACTCGCGGCCGCGAGGCATGCTGTCGGCGGAATCCGCCTGGGGGCGTGGCGGGCGTGGCGCGGCCGCGGTGAGGTCTGGGCCAGCGCCGAGCCGCTGCTCGCCGGGCCGGTGCCGGGCCGGATCGCCTTCGTGTTCCCCGGGCTGGAAGCGGAGTTCTCCCCCCAGCTCGACGACGTCGGCCGGCACTTCGGTTTCTGCCTGCCCGCGAAGCTGTCGGCGGCCGACCTCGGCAGCCACGGCACCAGCGTCCTGCTGGTGAGCCGCGTGCTCGACCGGACGCTGCGGCGGATGCGGATCGAGCCCGACGCGCTGGCCGGGCACAGCATCGGCGAGTGGAGCGCGATGTTCGCCGCGGGAATGTTCGACGAGGACGAGGTCGACGCCAGCGTCTTCGCCGCCGACCCCTACGGCGGCGACGTACCCGACCTCGACTACGCGTCGCTGGCCTGTTCGAGCGACCAGGCCAGGCTGTTCCTCGCCGACCAGCCGGACATCGTCCTGTCGCACGACAACGCGCCGCAGAGCACGGTCGTCTGCGGACCGCCCGGCGCGATCGCGGACCTGGCCGCGCGGCTGCGCCGCGAGAACGTGGTCGTCCAGATCATGCCGTTCCGGTCCGGGTTCCACACCCCGATGCTGCGGCCACACCTGCCGGCTCTCCGGGCGCGGACCGACCGGCTCCGGCTGCGGCGGCCCGCGCGGGTCGAGCTGTGGTCGGCGACGACGGCCTCGCGGTACCCGTCCGGTCTGGCGGCCATCCGCGAGCTGTTCGTCCGCCACCTCGTCGAGCCGGTGCTGTTCCGCCAGACCGTCGAGGCCATGTACGCGGCGGGTGTCCGGGTGTTCATCCAGGTCGGGCCCGGCCGGCTCGGCGGCCTCGTCGACGGCGTCCTCGAGGGCGCCCCGCACCTGACGATCGCGGCGAACTCCGCCCACCGGGACGGACTTGGCCAGCTGCGCCGGCTCGCGGTAGCGCTGTGGGCCGAGAACGGCGACCCCGACTTCGCGGTGCTCGACGGGCCCCGCGCCCAGCCTGCCTCTTCGGCCGCGGAGCCGGCCGGGCCGGATGGCGCGGGCACCGGGAGCCGCCCGAACCGCCTGGTCCGGCTGGACCTGAGCGCGGGCACGGTGGCCATCGACCCGGCCCGGCTGCCCCGGATCGCGCCCGCTGGCGTCGGTTGGGCCCGGCCTGGCCTTTCGCAGGGTGACGACGCCACCCCGGTCCCGCGGCCCTTGGCCGGGCAGCCGGCGGGCCGGGCCGCTGCGCCCGGCCACCCGCTGGCTGGACATCCGCTCGTGGCGTGGGCCGAGCGGAACCCGGTGGCCGGAGAGCTGATGGCGCTGCTGACGGAGACTGCCGACACTGCCGCGGCCGTGCTGACCCGCGCGGGCGAGGCCGACACCGCCAGGGGCCCGGTCGGCGGCCTGCGCGAGGATCCCACGGGACCAGGCTGGACGGCGACTCTGCGCGTATCGACGGCGACGATGCCGTACCTGCTCGACCACGCGCTGACGCCGCAGCCGCCTGACTGGCCGGACCTCGCGGACCGGCGCCCGGTGGTGGCCGCGACGACCACGGTCCAGCTCATGGCGGACCTCGCGCGGGAGGCCTCGGGCCGGATCCCGGTCGGCGTCTACGACGTCCGCCTCGAGAGCTGGCTGCCGGCCGAGCCCGCGACCGACGTGGCCGTCCTGGTGCGGCCCGAGGGGCGCGACCGGTTCCGGATCACCTTCGTCGGCTTCGCCACCGCCCTCGTCCGCGTCGCCGACAGCTATCCGGCCGGCCGGCCGCCGCGGTGGCCCGTCGACCTCGACACCGAGCAGCCGCCGATCCTGACCGGCCGGGAGTTCTACCGGGAACGGTGGATGTTCCACGGGCCCGCCTTCCAGGGCGTGACCGCGTTTCTCGGGCACGGGCCGTCCCATGTCCGGGGCGTCCTGCGGACGTCCGGCGCGCCGGGAGCGCTGCTGGACGCCGCGGGCCAGCTCCTCGGCTACTGGCTGCGATCGCGGGAGAACGACCGCTTCGTGATGTTCCCGGTCCGCATCGGGATGACGGAGTTCTTCGGCCCGGAACCGCCGCCCGGGGCCGCGGTCACCTGCCACGCCTGGGTCGAGAAGTTCGACAGCGAGTGGGCTGAGGCGCACCTGCAGCTCGTCGACGGCCATCAGGTCTGGGCGGTCGTGCACGGCTGGGTGGACCGGCGGTTCGACCTGCCGGCGGAGCTCGACGAGGCGTTCCGCTGGCCGCAGCGGCACCCCTTCAGCCGGGTCGTCGCCGACGGCTGGGTCCTGGCCACCGAACGCTGGTCCGACCTGGCTGTCCGCGAGATGGTGCTCAGCCGGTACGTCGGCGCGGCCGAGCGGGCCGAGTACGAGACGACGCCGCCAGCGGCCCGCCGCGAATGGCTGCTGCGACGGATCGCGATCAAGGACGCGGTGCGTACCCAGCTGTGGGGACCGCGGTCCCCGGAGATCTTCCCGGTGCAGATCCGGGTGGCGGACCCGTTCGGGCAGTGTCACGTGAGCCCCGGTGCCGCGCCCCAGGTGGCCGTCTCCGGCGTTCGGGGATTCGTGCTGCCGCCGGTTGCCCTCTCGGTCGCGAGCACCCCGGACGTGGCTGTGGCGTGCGCGCGCCTGGTCACCGGGCCCGGCCTGCCCCGGCCGCCGGCGCAGGTCAGCCTCGTCGTCGAGCCGGCCGGGCTCGATGCCGGCCCAGCGGGGCCGGAACCACCGGTCAGTGCCGATCCGGGCGGCCCCTGGTGGCATCGCCGCCTCGCGGCGGCGAGACAGGCGGTGGCCCGGGCGTCCGGGGCCGACGCGTCCCGGACCCGGATCGCTGGCGCGTCCCGGCTGGCTTCCGACCCGCGGGTCCTGACGGTGTCCGTGACCGTGCCCGCGGCCGGCGAGCTCGCCGTGGCGGCCCAGCACACGGTGATCTGCGCAGAGGCCGCTATCTGCCGGCCCGGCGGCGCGGGGGCCGGCGACGGCGGTCGGCGGATCGTCGCCTGGACCACGAATGAGCCCGAGATTTCCGACGAGACACCGACGACCCTGATGGGAGTTCATGGATGA
- a CDS encoding ABC transporter ATP-binding protein: protein MSGAGGPGAAPSGRPGGSAGLILRYTSGLRLRLVAGGALILAGTALSLAQPLIAQRILDRLVRDEPINRLLLVLAGAVVLGTALAAGGYFIVESVGESVVRSVRRHLVARILALRPAVADEVEPGDLLSRLVADTTLLRQVTTQAMVTSIIASLALVGSLVLMGLIDYVLLAVTVAAVTTMTVAVRWSAARIGRATGRAQEAVGHMAMLLDRDLGAFRTVKAAGAEEHELGLLAGAADTAWRRGLRVAGWQAASGASASLMMQTSFLAVLGVGGARVASGQLPLADLIAYLLYMFFLTQPVTTLAGAWGQFKAGSAAAERIQAVLDLAVEPIDVPRPCAGRRGDSAPKAGARGAGDPRTYRLDRLDRLDRLDRLDRLDRPGGATVAFQQVVFGYRPGLPAVHRNVTFTVPRGGVTAVVGPSGAGKTSLFALLERFYEAWSGRVLVDGRDVADWPLAELRRSIGYVEQESAVLAGTLRENLTLGLAGVGDDQLWEIVGLARLGDVVDALPGGLDGWIGHRGGTLSGGQRQRIAIGRALLRQPRLLLMDEATSALDAANEAALRDTLVVASRSTTVIVIAHRLSTVIDARQIVVMESGRVRAVGTHDELLRGDELYRELATTQFLAPAGPETGLQRSEAGR from the coding sequence GTGAGCGGGGCCGGTGGCCCTGGAGCCGCCCCCTCCGGCCGGCCTGGCGGCTCCGCCGGCCTGATCCTGCGGTACACCTCCGGCCTGCGGCTGCGTCTCGTGGCCGGCGGCGCGCTGATCCTCGCCGGCACCGCGCTGTCGCTGGCCCAGCCGCTCATCGCGCAGCGAATCCTTGATCGGCTCGTCCGGGACGAGCCGATCAACAGACTGCTGCTCGTCCTGGCCGGCGCCGTCGTGCTGGGGACCGCCCTGGCAGCCGGCGGCTACTTCATCGTCGAGTCCGTCGGCGAGTCGGTCGTGCGCTCGGTGCGCAGACACCTCGTCGCCCGCATCCTGGCCCTGAGACCGGCCGTTGCCGACGAGGTCGAGCCCGGCGACCTGCTGTCCCGGCTGGTCGCGGACACGACCCTGCTGCGGCAGGTGACCACCCAGGCGATGGTCACGTCGATCATCGCGTCGCTCGCGCTTGTCGGGTCGCTGGTGCTCATGGGTCTGATCGACTATGTGCTGCTCGCCGTGACGGTGGCCGCCGTCACGACGATGACTGTCGCGGTGCGCTGGTCCGCCGCGAGGATTGGGCGGGCCACAGGCAGGGCGCAGGAAGCTGTGGGCCACATGGCGATGCTGCTCGATCGCGACCTCGGGGCCTTCCGGACGGTGAAGGCCGCGGGCGCAGAGGAGCACGAGCTCGGTCTTCTGGCCGGCGCGGCGGACACCGCCTGGCGCCGTGGCCTGCGGGTCGCGGGATGGCAGGCGGCCAGCGGTGCGTCGGCCAGCCTCATGATGCAGACGTCGTTTCTCGCCGTGCTCGGGGTGGGGGGCGCCCGGGTCGCCTCGGGGCAGCTGCCACTCGCGGATCTGATCGCGTACCTGCTCTACATGTTCTTCCTGACCCAGCCGGTCACGACCCTGGCCGGCGCCTGGGGCCAGTTCAAAGCCGGTAGTGCCGCCGCTGAGCGCATCCAGGCGGTGCTCGACCTCGCCGTCGAACCCATCGACGTTCCCCGGCCATGTGCCGGCCGCCGAGGCGACAGTGCGCCGAAGGCCGGGGCGCGGGGCGCCGGCGATCCGCGCACGTACCGACTGGACCGGCTGGACCGGCTGGACCGGCTGGACCGGCTGGACCGGCTGGACCGGCCGGGCGGCGCCACCGTGGCCTTCCAGCAGGTGGTGTTCGGATACCGGCCTGGCCTTCCCGCCGTCCACCGGAATGTGACCTTCACGGTCCCGCGGGGTGGCGTGACCGCGGTCGTCGGACCGTCCGGGGCTGGCAAGACCAGCCTGTTCGCGCTGCTCGAGCGCTTCTACGAGGCGTGGTCGGGGCGGGTGCTCGTCGACGGCCGCGACGTCGCTGACTGGCCGTTGGCCGAGCTGCGCCGCTCGATCGGCTACGTGGAGCAGGAGTCGGCGGTCCTCGCCGGCACGCTGCGGGAGAACCTGACCCTCGGCCTCGCCGGCGTCGGCGACGACCAGCTGTGGGAGATCGTCGGGCTTGCGCGGCTCGGCGACGTCGTCGACGCGCTGCCCGGCGGCCTCGACGGCTGGATCGGACACCGCGGCGGCACGCTGTCCGGCGGCCAGCGGCAGCGGATCGCGATTGGCCGGGCGCTGTTGCGCCAGCCCCGGCTGCTCCTGATGGACGAGGCGACCTCGGCGCTGGACGCGGCCAACGAGGCGGCGCTGCGCGACACCCTCGTGGTCGCTTCGAGGTCCACCACCGTGATCGTCATCGCCCACCGGCTGTCCACCGTCATTGACGCCCGCCAGATCGTCGTCATGGAGTCTGGGCGGGTCCGCGCGGTCGGCACCCATGACGAGCTCCTGCGTGGCGACGAGCTGTACCGGGAGCTGGCAACTACGCAGTTCCTCGCTCCGGCCGGCCCCGAGACGGGGCTCCAACGCTCCGAAGCCGGCCGTTGA